The Gloeomargarita sp. SKYB120 genome has a window encoding:
- a CDS encoding pentapeptide repeat-containing protein, which yields MEPSQHRIPEHLAAEIFRRAARLHLESQGQLPSYSVNELLEAGQAAQIPSEYIHQAIAELHASRKLPPRRFAWLVPLGILVLGWSGWHFISRPGLERPTALTIEQQLRQKVCRQCAFNGADLRGRNLSGLDLRGANLRGADLTGANLSQADLQGADLRGAILDQANLSSTNLAGANLSGASFQQANLAAADLSGAILQSAQLVAANLTGVQLQASRLQGSNFTGADLSFANLQGADVEQANFQATVLKHANLQRVKHLETADFTGASR from the coding sequence ATGGAACCGAGTCAGCATCGTATTCCTGAGCACTTGGCGGCGGAGATTTTCCGGCGGGCTGCCCGTTTGCATCTGGAGTCCCAGGGGCAACTTCCCAGCTACTCCGTAAACGAGCTTCTGGAAGCCGGGCAGGCCGCTCAGATTCCTTCCGAGTACATCCACCAGGCCATCGCCGAGCTGCATGCATCCCGTAAGCTCCCGCCGCGCCGGTTCGCCTGGCTAGTACCGCTCGGAATACTGGTGCTGGGTTGGAGCGGGTGGCACTTCATTTCTCGGCCAGGGTTAGAACGCCCAACTGCGCTCACGATTGAGCAGCAACTCCGCCAGAAGGTGTGTCGTCAATGTGCCTTCAACGGGGCAGACTTACGGGGTCGCAATCTCAGCGGCTTGGACTTGCGGGGCGCCAACTTGCGGGGCGCGGATTTAACAGGAGCCAATTTGAGCCAGGCCGACTTGCAAGGCGCTGATTTACGGGGAGCCATTCTCGACCAGGCTAATTTAAGCAGTACTAACTTAGCTGGGGCGAATTTGAGCGGCGCAAGTTTCCAGCAGGCCAATCTGGCTGCGGCGGACTTATCGGGGGCCATCTTGCAGAGCGCGCAACTGGTGGCAGCCAATCTGACCGGTGTGCAACTACAAGCCAGCCGTTTACAGGGCAGTAACTTCACCGGCGCGGATTTGAGTTTTGCCAATTTGCAGGGAGCCGACGTGGAACAGGCCAATTTTCAAGCGACGGTTCTGAAACATGCGAACTTGCAACGAGTGAAGCACCTAGAAACAGCAGATTTTACAGGAGCCAGTCGGTGA